The Deinococcus multiflagellatus genome includes a window with the following:
- a CDS encoding YIP1 family protein translates to MIPPTRTPVDASFRDMFAQSAAVLAQPSTATFERFERRGGTPQAFTYVLLAAGISAVIAAFFAMFHTDVTVLGQLFTRLISIPVQFAVFTGAVYLIGRTFFQGTGTYPEVAYSFALFFVPLTIAGTLIGVIPLLGWLISALISLVMVYFGFLAVRSSMNMRDAAGAAITLVLAGLAHWVVGGLLLLVLLAPFR, encoded by the coding sequence ATGATCCCCCCGACCCGCACCCCGGTTGACGCCAGCTTCCGTGACATGTTCGCGCAGAGTGCGGCCGTCCTCGCGCAGCCCAGCACCGCCACCTTCGAACGCTTCGAACGTCGCGGCGGCACCCCGCAGGCCTTTACATACGTGCTGCTGGCCGCTGGCATCTCAGCGGTGATTGCGGCGTTCTTCGCCATGTTTCACACTGACGTCACGGTGCTGGGTCAACTGTTCACGCGCCTGATCAGCATTCCTGTGCAGTTCGCGGTCTTCACCGGCGCGGTGTACCTGATTGGCCGCACCTTCTTTCAGGGCACCGGCACCTACCCAGAGGTGGCGTACTCGTTCGCCCTGTTCTTTGTCCCGCTGACTATCGCGGGCACCTTGATAGGCGTTATTCCCCTGTTGGGCTGGCTGATCAGTGCCCTGATCTCCCTGGTGATGGTCTACTTCGGGTTTCTGGCGGTGCGCTCCAGCATGAACATGCGTGACGCGGCCGGCGCAGCAATCACACTGGTCCTTGCGGGGCTGGCGCACTGGGTGGTGGGCGGCCTGCTGCTCCTCGTGCTGCTCGCGCCGTTCCGTTGA
- a CDS encoding integrase core domain-containing protein — protein MGLLADAVQERGRPRGPRIDHRPAFTRRGLNQWACAQGIACQLIGPGTSVQNASSERGNGRMRDEFLNVHPFPRVPQAKLSLAI, from the coding sequence ATGGGCCTGCTCGCAGACGCAGTTCAGGAACGTGGCAGGCCCCGGGGACCACGGATCGATCACAGGCCAGCGTTCACGAGAAGGGGACTGAACCAGTGGGCATGCGCCCAGGGCATTGCCTGTCAGCTTATCGGACCTGGAACGTCCGTCCAGAACGCCTCCAGTGAACGCGGCAACGGCCGGATGCGGGACGAATTCCTGAACGTCCACCCATTCCCAAGGGTGCCGCAAGCAAAGCTCAGCTTGGCGATCTGA